One genomic window of Caldivirga maquilingensis IC-167 includes the following:
- a CDS encoding sugar phosphate isomerase/epimerase family protein: MRLGIQVGASLVRGGLMSLGEAIAVLYLSPFRGIEVNQAYLTAFGGVEEFGRRLSRFDIELAGVYWSAKFHLREEHDFIIREFRVIKDRLSKLNSRNIIIGPPSRFRLFEGNRERYVEAMAEVLNRIIEEAGDVRLGVHNHWGTIIQNEDEINLLMKLTDPRLQLYPDIGHLSVTGIDVYGFLGKWSGRIGYIHLKDDSEPLKPAGDWGEVAGRFKVPGKGRLDIARILNILKSNGFNGWVTVEYEDPGSDPLSDLRFFIKYYNENLRGFFED, from the coding sequence GTGCGTTTGGGTATTCAGGTTGGTGCTAGTTTGGTTAGGGGTGGGTTGATGAGTCTTGGTGAGGCTATTGCTGTGCTTTACCTGAGTCCGTTTAGGGGTATTGAGGTTAATCAGGCTTACTTAACTGCCTTTGGTGGTGTTGAGGAGTTTGGGCGTAGGTTGAGTAGGTTTGATATTGAGCTTGCTGGTGTTTATTGGTCTGCTAAGTTCCACTTGAGGGAGGAGCATGATTTCATAATTAGGGAGTTTAGGGTGATTAAGGATAGGTTAAGTAAACTTAATTCACGCAACATTATTATCGGGCCACCCTCAAGGTTTAGGCTTTTTGAGGGTAATAGGGAGAGGTATGTTGAGGCTATGGCTGAAGTCCTTAATAGGATTATTGAGGAGGCTGGTGACGTTAGGCTTGGTGTTCATAATCACTGGGGTACTATTATTCAAAATGAGGATGAAATAAACCTACTCATGAAGCTCACAGACCCCAGGCTTCAACTATACCCTGATATAGGGCACTTATCGGTGACCGGTATTGACGTGTATGGTTTCCTAGGTAAGTGGAGTGGTAGGATTGGTTACATTCACCTTAAGGATGACTCAGAACCCCTTAAGCCAGCTGGGGATTGGGGTGAGGTGGCTGGTAGATTCAAGGTGCCTGGTAAGGGAAGGCTGGATATTGCTAGGATTCTAAACATACTTAAGAGCAATGGCTTCAACGGCTGGGTGACCGTTGAGTACGAGGACCCTGGGTCGGATCCATTAAGTGACTTAAGGTTCTTCATTAAGTATTATAATGAGAATTTAAGGGGCTTCTTTGAGGATTAA
- a CDS encoding CocE/NonD family hydrolase yields the protein MSIVSVFKADEIKIAPNQFSLEPEKLPPNAQIKGRLFDGYPVIVKEEVSPPKYRMKILKDIMVKMRDGVHLAVDIYLPDAEGEKFPCLVAWGMWGKDNQETVLWLKDLPQPYYTSPWWDGSLEAGDIEYFVSRGYVYVIPDPRGIGKSEGGPPRTLIDLHKPEDIYDLIEWVAQQPWCNGKVGMIGPSSYSLSQYMIATNNPPPHLVALFPIGSFYPPADPFTGMIDLALAGIFHGGHIHDSSLPVRQWGPPMSPEILPKDEFEKRLKELLEHPDIKFHPKVRSSLVYPREPILFDYLMSAFHPTPVNDNLDKVTLPIYIGVPAPGGGGARVYWSGFEAYNKVRSKYKKFLIFIPGEFPRPFVHMQYEMIRWFDYWLKGIDNGIMDEPPVKIFMGGVNKWKFEDDWPPKDIKWINLYLRKGNKLSTIPESDSRPDVLYQPMPLKDPTVYSLNYYTDPFTEDTEIVGPTALHLEATIDQDDVNWMITVVDVSPDGSKQLMTEGWLRGSFRAIDENKSKPWAPVHKVQDPVPVPKGEKVKYDINLMPITWVIQKGHRIGVIIRTQDDMYSRLAIGGVYFLPRMVDTVVNLHLGPNSYIVLPVRSKE from the coding sequence ATGTCGATTGTGTCTGTTTTCAAGGCTGATGAAATAAAAATTGCTCCGAATCAATTCAGCCTAGAACCCGAAAAGTTGCCGCCTAACGCGCAGATAAAGGGTAGACTTTTCGATGGTTACCCCGTGATAGTTAAAGAGGAGGTTTCTCCGCCAAAATACAGGATGAAGATTCTGAAGGATATTATGGTAAAGATGCGGGATGGGGTGCATCTTGCTGTCGATATCTATCTGCCGGACGCGGAGGGCGAGAAGTTTCCTTGCTTAGTTGCATGGGGAATGTGGGGTAAGGACAACCAGGAAACAGTGCTATGGCTTAAAGACCTTCCTCAACCATATTACACGAGTCCTTGGTGGGATGGAAGCCTTGAGGCAGGAGACATAGAGTACTTCGTCTCCAGGGGGTATGTTTACGTGATACCGGATCCAAGAGGGATAGGAAAATCTGAAGGGGGGCCTCCGCGTACTCTGATAGACCTCCACAAGCCTGAGGATATTTACGACCTCATAGAATGGGTTGCACAGCAGCCTTGGTGCAACGGGAAGGTGGGGATGATTGGCCCCAGCTCCTACTCCCTTTCACAATACATGATTGCAACCAATAATCCCCCACCGCATTTAGTTGCACTGTTCCCGATTGGTTCATTCTATCCTCCTGCGGATCCATTTACAGGGATGATAGACCTTGCTCTAGCGGGCATATTCCATGGTGGCCATATACACGATAGCTCGTTGCCGGTACGCCAATGGGGTCCACCGATGTCTCCAGAAATATTGCCCAAGGATGAATTTGAAAAGAGACTTAAGGAGTTACTGGAGCACCCTGACATTAAGTTCCATCCCAAGGTTAGATCATCACTGGTTTATCCGAGAGAACCCATCTTGTTTGATTACCTGATGTCAGCTTTTCATCCAACGCCTGTTAATGATAATCTTGATAAGGTAACACTCCCAATATACATCGGTGTTCCTGCCCCAGGGGGTGGAGGGGCACGTGTGTATTGGTCTGGATTTGAGGCTTACAATAAGGTCCGTTCAAAATACAAGAAATTCCTCATATTCATCCCTGGTGAGTTCCCAAGACCGTTCGTACATATGCAATACGAGATGATAAGGTGGTTTGACTACTGGTTGAAGGGAATAGACAACGGCATCATGGATGAGCCACCGGTGAAGATCTTCATGGGTGGGGTGAATAAGTGGAAGTTTGAGGATGATTGGCCACCGAAGGATATTAAGTGGATTAACCTCTACTTAAGGAAGGGGAATAAATTATCCACTATCCCTGAGAGTGATTCAAGACCTGACGTGTTGTATCAACCTATGCCCCTCAAGGACCCCACAGTCTACTCACTAAACTACTACACGGATCCATTCACCGAGGACACTGAGATAGTAGGACCAACCGCCTTACATTTAGAGGCGACTATTGATCAAGATGACGTAAACTGGATGATAACGGTAGTGGATGTAAGCCCAGACGGTAGCAAGCAATTAATGACAGAGGGCTGGCTCAGGGGTTCCTTTAGAGCTATTGATGAAAATAAGTCAAAGCCATGGGCTCCAGTGCACAAGGTCCAGGATCCAGTCCCTGTACCGAAGGGAGAGAAGGTGAAGTACGACATCAACTTAATGCCGATAACATGGGTCATCCAGAAGGGGCACAGGATAGGTGTCATAATAAGGACCCAGGATGATATGTATAGCCGTCTTGCAATTGGTGGCGTATACTTCCTACCAAGAATGGTGGATACGGTAGTCAATCTGCATCTGGGACCCAATAGCTACATCGTCCTACCTGTAAGGAGCAAGGAATAA